One Armatimonadia bacterium DNA segment encodes these proteins:
- a CDS encoding sugar phosphate nucleotidyltransferase, with amino-acid sequence MDATICVILGGGAGQRLYPLTRDRAKPAV; translated from the coding sequence ATGGATGCGACGATCTGCGTCATCCTTGGCGGCGGGGCTGGACAACGGCTGTACCCTCTCACCCGAGACCGTGCCAAGCCTGCAGTG